Below is a genomic region from Microbacterium esteraromaticum.
CGCACGCTGGGTGAACGGGCAGACGATCTTCACGAACGGTGGACTGGCCTGAGCACAGCCCCCTCCGCAACCTCTGAGCGCTCGTCGGGAGATCCTGCGATTCGAACGGCACCGGGCCCGTCGATAAACTGGAATGTGTGACTGGCGCGCGTGCCGAGGCGGCATACTCTCGCTCCCTCGCGGCGTTCCGCACGCCGACGCTGGGGCTGCTTCACGGTCGCCAGGCGCCCTTCGTCATCGCCGCGCTGTCGATGCTCTTCTCGGCCGACCGGCCGTCCGTGGCCGTCGCCGACGCGCACGCCGAGGTCGCCGAGGCCCTCGACGAGCTGCGCTCCGCCGGCCACGACGACGAAGACCGTCGCATTCCCTCCGGCAGCGGCCGCGAGGTGTGCCGCACCTGGGCGAAGCAGGGCTGGCTCGTGCAGCAGATCGACGACGACGTCGAGGTGTACCGCCTCTCGGCGCACGCGGTCGAAGCGCTCGAGATCACCGGCCGCACCGGCGGCGGGCGCACCCGCGTCTCCAACTCCCGCGTGCGCACCCTGCTCGACGCTGTCGAGCGGCTCGCCGACGAGGCGGAGGCCGACCCGGTCAAGCGCATCGCGCGCCTGACCGCCGAGCGAGACGCCCTCGACGCCGAGATCCTGCGGGTGCAGGCGAACGGCACGGTCGTCGTCGACGACGACGAGCTCTACGAAGAGGCCGAGAACATCCTGCACCTCGCGCGAGAGCTGCCGGCCGACTTCACCCGCGTCGCCGAGTCGCTCAAGACGATGCAGCGCGACGTGGTCGCGCATCTGCGTCGCGATGAGCGGCCCACAGGCGAGGTGCTGCGCGAGTACCTGCAGCGCGCGAAGAACGTCATGCAGTCCACCCCCGAGGGCCGCGCGTTCGCCGGTGCGCTGCGGCTGATCGGCGATCCCGAGCGGATCGACGCGCTCGCCGAGCAGCTGCACGACCTCCTCGCGCATCCGTTCGCCCGCCACCTCGATGCCACGCAGCGGGCGGAGTTCGACGCGATCGGCCGACGGGTCGAGCTCGGGGTCGAAGAAGTTCTCGCCGCGCAGCGTCGCGTCTCGCACGTGATCACCGGGCAGGTGAAGACGCACGATCCGCTGCGCGACAGACAGATAGACGACCTGCTGCGCGACGTCATCTCGGGCCTGCACCAGTGGGCGCAGGCCGCGCCGCCGAACGCCACGGTCGATCCGGTGCGCAGCCTTCCGCTCATCGACCTGGGCCGGCTGCGCCAGACGGTGGGCGACGTGCGTCCGCCCGGCGCGCCCGCACCGCTGACCGATGCCGAAGACGTCGAGTACCTCGAGGCCGACTCGCGCTCGTGGGGAGGGCCGCGGTACGCCGAGCTCGAGGCCTACGTCGCGGGCCTGGGCGAGGAGTTCGACCTGGCGGATGCGTTCGCACACGCGCCCGACGACACCCGGCGCCCCGTGGATCTCGTCGGTCTGCTCGAGATCGCGCACCGCAACGGCATGAACGAGACCGACGGTCTGTCGACCGTCGAGACGCTGCGCCCCGACGGCACGACGAGACGCTTCGCCTTCGTCTCGGTGACCGCTCGCGCGGCTGAGGAGGACGACGATGACTGACGAGACGCTCGAGCCCGAGACGGCGGTCGCTCGGTCGGCCGTGCAGATGGGAAACGCCGGTGGGGATGCCGTGGAACCGGCGGTTTCCATCCGGGCATCCGGAACCCAGATGGGAAACGCCGGTGCGGATGCCGTGGAGCCGGCGGTTTCCATCCGAGACGAGGGACGCGGGCAGGCCACGGCCGAAGAGGCAGATGCCGAACCCGATGCTCCGTTCATCGCGCCCGTCGCCATGGAGGACGACCCGGACGAGATCTTCCCCGGCGACCGCGGCACACTCGACCCCGAGGTGCGGCGGGTGCTCGTGCACGTGCTGCAGCGGCGGTTCCTCAGCGCCGACAACCGTGCCGAATGGGCGGTGCTGCTCGAGCACCAGCAGCTGATCGAGTCGCGCATGCACGACCTGTACCTGCGCCTGGTGGTCGATCTCGGCCGGGGCGTGGCGTACAAGCAGCAGGTGCGCTCAGACGAGTTCGAGGTGCCGATCCTGCTGAAGGACGCGCCGTACAACCGCACCGAGACGCTCGTGCTCGTGCACCTGCGCACGGTCTTCCAGCGTGAATCGGCGGCGGGGGAGCCCGCCCCTCGCATCGACATCGAAGACGTCGAGCAGACCGTGCTGAGCTACCTGACGGATGCCGACGGCAGCACTGCTCGACAGCAGAAGGCGATCCGCGCCGCTCTCGACCGGCTCGACCGCGAGGGCGTCATCGACGAGGAGACCCTCGGCCGCTACCGGATCAGCCCGCTGGTCGAGGTGGTGCTGAGCGCCGAGAAGCTCGCCGAGCTGCGCGCATGGCTGCGCGAACAGGCTGCGCAGCAGGCGGCACACGCCGAGAAGGCGCAGAAGGAGACCACGCCGTGACGATGCTCGACACTCTCTTCGGGCTCATCCCCGCCGAGTCCCGCGGCCAGCAGTGGGTCGCTGAAGACCTGCAGCTGATCAACTGGGGCGGCTATGACGGCGGACCGCACCGGGTGCGGTTCTCGCCGTACGCGACATTGCTGTGCGGAGGGTCGGGGTCGGGCAAGTCGACCCTGATGGATGCCTACATCGCGCTCATGATGCCGCACACCACGCCGTTCAACGGCGCCTCGAACGGCGGGATCACCGGCCGTCCTCGCGGCGATGAGCAGCGCAACATCCTCTCGTACGGGCGCGGCAAGATCGACGAGTCGCGCACCGACGAGGGCACCAGACTGCGGGTGCTGCGCGGCGACGGCGAGGACACCTGGACGGCGATCGCGATGACGTGGCTCGACCACGACGGCTCGCGCTTCACGGCGCTGCGCGCCTGGTACATCCCGGCTGCCGCCCGCATCCTCGAGGACACCGTGCGCGTGCGCGCGACATTCGACGGGTTCTTCGACCTCTCGCAGCTCGAAGAGGCGGCCTCGCAGCGCCTTGCCGACTCGGCGCTTCGAACCCTTGGTCTTGAGACCCTCGGCACCGACCGCGAGTTCTCCGCCCGGCTGCACGCGGTGCTGGGCATCGGCGCCGCGGGCTCGGGCGCGAAGGCGATGAGCCTGCTCGCCCGCATCCAGGCCGGTCAGCAGATCACGACCGTGGACGACCTCTACAAGCGCCTCGTGCTCGAGGAACCAGAGACGATGGCGACGGCGGATGCCGTGGTCGCGCACTTCGACGAGCTCGAGAGCACCCGCACGAGCATGATCACCGCACGGCAGCAGGTGAACGCGCTCGAGCCGATCCAGGGCATCCGGGAGCGGATCGCTGCCGCGGCCGAGCAGGTGCGGCTGATCGACGAGGTCGGCGACTTCGCATCGCCGAGCTCGCGCGCGACGCTGTGGCGCGCCGAGCGCCGGCTCGACCTGCTGCGCGAGGTGGAGGCGGAGCTGCGCGATCGCACGCACGCCCTCGACCTGACCCTGCGTGAGAAGAAGGCCCTGGTCGACGCGGCCGAGGCCGAACGCGACGGACTGCTCGACCTGCTGCGGCAGTCGGGCGGCGACCGTCTCGAGACGGCGCAGCGAGAGCTGCGCGCGGTCGAACGCCGCCTGGCCGACGTCCGGCGCGAGCGCGACCGGTTCGACGCCGTGCTCGCCGAGCTGGGCCTGTCGGCGTCGAGCGCCGACGAGTTCGCGAAGGTGCAGTCCGAAGCCCGTGCGGCGCAGTCCGAGGCATCCGCCCGCCGCCAGGCCAGGGCGACGTTCGCCGAGGCGGAGTCGGCCAGGCAGTCGCTCGCGAAGCGCCGTCGCGCGCTCGCCGAGGAGCGTGCAGAAGCAGACCGCCTGCGCGGCAGCATCCCTCCCGCTCTCGACAGGGCTCGCATGCTGCTCGCCGAGGCCGCCGGCCTCGACGTCGACGACCTGCCGTTCGTCGGCGAGCTGATCGAGGTGCGCACCGAGTTCGAGCCGTGGCGCGAGGCGTTCAACCTCGCCCTCGGCGGCTTCGCGACGACGCTGCTCATCGACGATGCGCATCTCGCCCGGTTCCGCGCGGCGATCGACGAGGTGCGTCTGCCGATGCGGCTGCGCTACGAGGGCGTCCAGGCCGGGCTCGCCGAGTCGCCCAACGGTGACGGGCGCACCCTGCCGGGTCGTCTCGACCACCGCTCCACGCCGTTCACCGGCTGGCTGCAGCAGCGCCTCGATGAGCGCTTCGCGTTCGTCTGCGTCGACTCGTCGTCGCAGCTCTCGGCGCACACGATGGCGCTGACGATCACGGGTCAGATGTCGCAGGGCACCCGAGGCGCGCACGGCGGGCACGGGCGCGAGAACGTGCTCGGCTTCTCGAACGAGCGACGCCTGCGCGCTCTCGACGAGCAGGCCGAGGCCCTCGAGGCCGAGGTCGCAGCCGCGACCGCTGCGGTGACAGAGGCCGAGGCGGCGATGGATGCCATCGAGCAGCGCTCGACGGCCTTCGCGATGATCCACGGCCTCACCTGGGAGCAGATCGACGTCGACTCGCTCACGCAGGAGCTCGAGCGATGGACGGCGGTCGAGGCCGAGGTCACCACGGCGAACCCCGAGATCGCCGAGCTGCGAGAGCGGGCCGAGACGCTCAAGGTGAAGGCCGCGGTGCTGCGCGACGAGATCGGCGCGGTCGGTGCGCAGCGGGCCGAGGCGCAGGAGCGCTGGGGCGCCGTGACAGACGACGTCGACGACTGCCAGCGGGTGGTCGACGAGGCCGAGTCCCTGTCGGTGGATGCCGCGCAGGCGGCGTTCCTCGACGAGCGGTTCATGCTCTCCTCTCCGTCTGATGCGGAGGGGCTGTCGGCGAGCGAGCGCCTGGCCCGCCTCGACCTGGCCCTGAAGTCGGCGGCCGCGAGGCTTGCCGCCGATCGGCGCGCGGCCGAGGAGGCGCACGATGAGCAGCGCGAGCGCATGCGGCAGCTGATGTCGTCGTTCCTCGAGCGCTGGCCGAACCTCAATCTGCTTCCCGATCCGGATGCCTCCGTCGACGACTTCCTCCGCATTCTCGAGGCGCTGCGCGCCAACGGCCTGCACGAGCTCGAGAACGAGTGGCGCGACAGCCTGCTGAAGCTCTCGGGAAACGATCTCACCAGCCTCGACTCGACGCTGAGCCGGTCGGTGCGCGAGATCAAGGAGCGCATCGAGCCGATCAACAGCATCATGCGCGAGCTGCCGTTCTACGACGACCAGCACCGCCTGCAGATCTCGCCCCGCGAGAGCCAGTCCGAGGCGCGCAAGCGCTTCCGACGCGACCTGCGCGAGGTGCGAGGGCTGATCGAGGCGGCGTCGACCGATGACGAGCGCGAGCACGCGTACAAGCGGATGAGCCGACTGATCGGGCGCATGCGCCGCAGCGCTCCCGACTTCGCCGAGCTGATCGACGTGCGCAATCACGTGCGGGTGTCTGCCGAGCGGGTTCTCGCTGCGACGGGCGAGCACGTGGCGCTCTACGATCACATCGGCGAGAAGTCGGGTGGCGAGTCGCAGGAGCTGGTGGCGTTCATCGTCGGCGCCGCCCTGCGATATCAGCTGGGGGATGCCGGAGCGTCGCACCCGCGCTACGCGCCGGTGTTCATGGATGAGGCGCTGATCAAGGCGGATGCCCATTTCACGAAGCGTGCGATCGGCGCGTGGCGCGGCCTCGGCTTCCAGCTGGTGATCGGCGCCCCGAACGACAAGTACAGCGCGATCGAGCCGCACGTCGACGTCGAGTACACGATCCTCAAGGACACCCGCGGCCGGTCGTGGGCCAAGCCGAAGGTCGCCGTCGGGGAGTGATCTCGGCGGCAGGTTCCGTACCGAGATGGGAAACGCCGGTGTGGATGCGCGTGAACCGGCGATTCCCGTCTCTGAACGGGAGTGAGTGCCGAATCGGGTGAATCGACCGTCCCGTTTAGGCTTGACGGGTGCGCATTCGCCTCGACATCGCCTACGACGGCACCCATTTCCGCGGGTGGGCGAAGCAGCCGGGCCTGCGCACGGTGCAGGGGACGATCGAGGCCGCGCTGGCGCGGATCCTCGGCTCGGAGGCGCAGCTGGTGGTCGCAGGGCGCACGGATGCCGGTGTGCACGCCTCAGATCAGGTGGCGCACGTCGACCTCGATGAGGCCCAGTGGGCTCGGGTGCAGACGCGCCACGGCCACGCCGCGGCCGACCCCGCCGGGTCGCTCGCCCGTCGCATCCGGGGCGTGCTCGGCAGGTACCCCGACGTGACCGTCACCCGCAGCGGCCTCGCCCCGGATGGCTTCGATGCGCGCTTCTCGGCCGTCTGGCGCCGGTACATCTACCGTCTCGCTGACGCGACCGTGGGCTATGACCCGATGCGCCGCAACGACACGACGACGATTCCCGCGACTCTCGACGTCGAGCTGATGGATGCCGCGGCTCAGACCCTCATCGGGCTGCACGACTTCGCCGCGTACTGCAAACCGCGCGAGGAGGCGACGACGATCCGCACCCTGCTCGACTACCGGTGGGCGCGCGATCACGAGGGCGTGCTCGTCGCCGAGGTCAAGGCCGACGCGTTCTGCCACAGCATGGTGCGCGCCCTGGTCGGCGCGTGCGCCGCGGTGGGCGAGGGTAAGCTCGAGGTCGCGGACGTCGTGCGGCTGCGCGACGAGCTCACCCGCACCAGCGCGTTCAAGGTGCTGCCGGCGCGGGGTCTCACCCTCGCCGAGGTCGGCTATCCGGCCGACGAGCTGCTGGCATCCCGAGCCGAGCAGACCCGCGCTCGCCGCGACCGCGAGGGGGAGGACGCAGGCGGCGTCTCGGGCGAGCGCCTAACCTGACGCACACGCCATTTCAACCCCGTCGCGCGCTCAGCGCACGGCGGTAACGTGAGGGCCATGAGAGTCATCTCGTACAACCTTCGCAAGCATCGCGCCGCGACGGAGCTGGTCGGGCTGGTCGGCGAGCATGATCCCGACATCCTCTGCCTGCAGGAGTGCGACACGGCGGCTCTCCCTGAGAACATCGGCGGCCTCGCGCTCGTGCACACCACGAGCGGCAACAGACTGGGGCTCGCGATGTACCTCCGCCGCAACACGTTCCGCGTCGAGCAGGTACGCACCATCGGATTGAAGAAGTCGCTGCACGACCGGGTGCTCAAGCCCGCGCACGAGCGGGTGCTCGGTGCGCGGCTGCGCGACATCGACACGGGTCGCGGCCTGATCGTCGCCTCGTTCCACGCCGCGCCGCTCACCGCGCTCAACTCGCTGCGCCGCAACCAGATCCGGGCCGGACTGGATGCCCTGCAGGCGCTCGGCCCAGGGATGCCGGTGCTGATGGTCGGCGACTACAACTACCCCATCTTCAAGGAGAGCCTCGGCCAGACCGTGCGCGACCACGGTTACACGCTCACCCTCAGCGACGACCGCACCTACACCCGCTACCGGGTGTTCAAGGGGCACTACGACTTCGCGACGTCGGTCGGCTTCGACATCTCGAGGATCACCACGCTGCCACAGGCCACGAGCGATCACCGCCCCATCCTGATCACGGCGGAGGCCGCGTAGCCCTCAGGTCACGGCGGTGACGAGCCCCTGCGCCTCCAGCGCCGACAGGAACCCGTCCAGGCCCTCGTCGCCGAAGTCGACGGTGATCTCGAGAGCGTGAATCTCGGCGGCCATCGCCTCGGCGTCGCCGATGCCGTCGGCGAGCATGCTCCAGACCAGCCATCCGGCGTTGCGGAGCTCGAACAGCTCGCCGGTGTCGAGGCGGCTGATCCATACCGCGTTGTCGGTGCGTCCGCCGTCGGCGGCGTCGACCCAGGCCACGTCCTCCCGGATCGCGTAAGAGCGGGTCACGATGATCCTCTATGCCTATGCAGAAGGTGGGCGGTCGTGCCTGCGCGCCCGTCCGGCGGACCCGAGCGACACGTCGTGGCATCGACGAGATGCGTCTGCGCCCAGACGTGAATCTCGTGCGCGCGCATGCCCCTACTCTAGAGGGGACTCGAGGGGAGGGGCCGTGGCAGCGACCGAGCACGAGACGCAGCTGTTGCTGCGGCTGTTCGGCGAACGCTGGCTGATCGATCTGTCGGCCTTCGAGGACCCGTCTCCCTTCATCGCTCGTCTGACTCAGCTGTGGTCGCGGCTGGTTGAGGGCGGTGCCGGATACGACGTCGTGTTCCGACCTCACCCGTCGGGAGCTTCAGGCGCCACAGACGATGGCGTGGTCACGGCGCACATCCCTGAGCGAACCGACGGGGCCTTCCCCTACGCGTTCTCTCGCGCGATGACCCAGGCGCTGATCACGCGTCTCACGGGCTCGGGACTGCTGCTGCATGCTGCCGGTCTTGCGTCTGCGGATGGGAGACGTGGTGTGGTGCTGGTGGCGTCGTCGGGGACGGGAAAGAGCACGGCCGCGCGCACGCTCGGCAGACGGTTCGGCTACATCAGCGATGAGCTGATGCGAGTGGACGCCCAGCATCGAATGCACGGTCTCACCAAGCCGCTGTCGATCATCGTCCCCGGGTTCCCCGGCGGAAAGGACGAGTCGTCGCCCGACGAGCTGGGCCTGGCCCCGACCCCCGAGGGGGCGCCGGAGCTGGCGGCGGTCATCGCCTTGTCGCGTCGTCGGGATGCGACCGGCGCCGTGCTGGAGCGGATCAGCGTGCACGAATTCATCGCCGAGGTGCTGCCGCAGTCGTCATCGATCTGGCGGAGCGAGCGTCCCTTGCAGCATCTGGTGGAGGCGGGGACCAGCGGGGGAGGGCCTTACCGGCTGGTCTACTCCGAGATCGCGGAATGCGAAGAGCTGATCGCCGGTCTGCTGAGTCCGAAGACGGCGACAGAGTTGACCCACGAATGGGTCAATCATCGACCGGTCGGAGATGAACGCTGGACGACTTCTCCCGTTGTCGATCCGCCGCAGGTCGTGGTGACAGACGACGCTCTCGTGAGTCGGATGCCGTGGACCGATGCCATCGAGTCGGAAGACGAGGTCTCGGTGCTGGTCGGCTCGCAGTTCTCACGAATCGCCGGAATCGCGGCGCCGATCTGGGTGACATGCGCCCGACCGCGACGAGTGAGCGAGCTCACGGCGATGCTCGT
It encodes:
- a CDS encoding DUF3375 domain-containing protein, with the translated sequence MTGARAEAAYSRSLAAFRTPTLGLLHGRQAPFVIAALSMLFSADRPSVAVADAHAEVAEALDELRSAGHDDEDRRIPSGSGREVCRTWAKQGWLVQQIDDDVEVYRLSAHAVEALEITGRTGGGRTRVSNSRVRTLLDAVERLADEAEADPVKRIARLTAERDALDAEILRVQANGTVVVDDDELYEEAENILHLARELPADFTRVAESLKTMQRDVVAHLRRDERPTGEVLREYLQRAKNVMQSTPEGRAFAGALRLIGDPERIDALAEQLHDLLAHPFARHLDATQRAEFDAIGRRVELGVEEVLAAQRRVSHVITGQVKTHDPLRDRQIDDLLRDVISGLHQWAQAAPPNATVDPVRSLPLIDLGRLRQTVGDVRPPGAPAPLTDAEDVEYLEADSRSWGGPRYAELEAYVAGLGEEFDLADAFAHAPDDTRRPVDLVGLLEIAHRNGMNETDGLSTVETLRPDGTTRRFAFVSVTARAAEEDDDD
- a CDS encoding DUF4194 domain-containing protein, encoding MTDETLEPETAVARSAVQMGNAGGDAVEPAVSIRASGTQMGNAGADAVEPAVSIRDEGRGQATAEEADAEPDAPFIAPVAMEDDPDEIFPGDRGTLDPEVRRVLVHVLQRRFLSADNRAEWAVLLEHQQLIESRMHDLYLRLVVDLGRGVAYKQQVRSDEFEVPILLKDAPYNRTETLVLVHLRTVFQRESAAGEPAPRIDIEDVEQTVLSYLTDADGSTARQQKAIRAALDRLDREGVIDEETLGRYRISPLVEVVLSAEKLAELRAWLREQAAQQAAHAEKAQKETTP
- a CDS encoding ATP-binding protein, giving the protein MTMLDTLFGLIPAESRGQQWVAEDLQLINWGGYDGGPHRVRFSPYATLLCGGSGSGKSTLMDAYIALMMPHTTPFNGASNGGITGRPRGDEQRNILSYGRGKIDESRTDEGTRLRVLRGDGEDTWTAIAMTWLDHDGSRFTALRAWYIPAAARILEDTVRVRATFDGFFDLSQLEEAASQRLADSALRTLGLETLGTDREFSARLHAVLGIGAAGSGAKAMSLLARIQAGQQITTVDDLYKRLVLEEPETMATADAVVAHFDELESTRTSMITARQQVNALEPIQGIRERIAAAAEQVRLIDEVGDFASPSSRATLWRAERRLDLLREVEAELRDRTHALDLTLREKKALVDAAEAERDGLLDLLRQSGGDRLETAQRELRAVERRLADVRRERDRFDAVLAELGLSASSADEFAKVQSEARAAQSEASARRQARATFAEAESARQSLAKRRRALAEERAEADRLRGSIPPALDRARMLLAEAAGLDVDDLPFVGELIEVRTEFEPWREAFNLALGGFATTLLIDDAHLARFRAAIDEVRLPMRLRYEGVQAGLAESPNGDGRTLPGRLDHRSTPFTGWLQQRLDERFAFVCVDSSSQLSAHTMALTITGQMSQGTRGAHGGHGRENVLGFSNERRLRALDEQAEALEAEVAAATAAVTEAEAAMDAIEQRSTAFAMIHGLTWEQIDVDSLTQELERWTAVEAEVTTANPEIAELRERAETLKVKAAVLRDEIGAVGAQRAEAQERWGAVTDDVDDCQRVVDEAESLSVDAAQAAFLDERFMLSSPSDAEGLSASERLARLDLALKSAAARLAADRRAAEEAHDEQRERMRQLMSSFLERWPNLNLLPDPDASVDDFLRILEALRANGLHELENEWRDSLLKLSGNDLTSLDSTLSRSVREIKERIEPINSIMRELPFYDDQHRLQISPRESQSEARKRFRRDLREVRGLIEAASTDDEREHAYKRMSRLIGRMRRSAPDFAELIDVRNHVRVSAERVLAATGEHVALYDHIGEKSGGESQELVAFIVGAALRYQLGDAGASHPRYAPVFMDEALIKADAHFTKRAIGAWRGLGFQLVIGAPNDKYSAIEPHVDVEYTILKDTRGRSWAKPKVAVGE
- the truA gene encoding tRNA pseudouridine(38-40) synthase TruA, translating into MRIRLDIAYDGTHFRGWAKQPGLRTVQGTIEAALARILGSEAQLVVAGRTDAGVHASDQVAHVDLDEAQWARVQTRHGHAAADPAGSLARRIRGVLGRYPDVTVTRSGLAPDGFDARFSAVWRRYIYRLADATVGYDPMRRNDTTTIPATLDVELMDAAAQTLIGLHDFAAYCKPREEATTIRTLLDYRWARDHEGVLVAEVKADAFCHSMVRALVGACAAVGEGKLEVADVVRLRDELTRTSAFKVLPARGLTLAEVGYPADELLASRAEQTRARRDREGEDAGGVSGERLT
- a CDS encoding endonuclease/exonuclease/phosphatase family protein, with amino-acid sequence MRVISYNLRKHRAATELVGLVGEHDPDILCLQECDTAALPENIGGLALVHTTSGNRLGLAMYLRRNTFRVEQVRTIGLKKSLHDRVLKPAHERVLGARLRDIDTGRGLIVASFHAAPLTALNSLRRNQIRAGLDALQALGPGMPVLMVGDYNYPIFKESLGQTVRDHGYTLTLSDDRTYTRYRVFKGHYDFATSVGFDISRITTLPQATSDHRPILITAEAA